Proteins from a genomic interval of Pristis pectinata isolate sPriPec2 chromosome 21, sPriPec2.1.pri, whole genome shotgun sequence:
- the si:ch1073-145m9.1 gene encoding CDP-diacylglycerol--glycerol-3-phosphate 3-phosphatidyltransferase isoform X2, which yields MRWRVFFYVPNLIGYIRIILLLISSWAFNDPVLFIPCYVISIILDGFDGFAARRLNQISEFGAWFDVAIDNFGRSMLWNLLYDWGHFISSLEWLVFVCTHGSMGGDWKNKFENSPWWVRKTMSNGFKNSLGAFAISGLHVLPVWLYGYHKLVLTNNFPLPLTLQWFTTAFLISGRFLCMAVELWCIWIHILFLAQKETKGK from the exons gcTACATAAGGATAATCCTACTGCTGATTAGCTCGTGGGCTTTCAATGATcctgtattgtttattccctgcTATGTGATATCTATTATTCTTGATG GGTTTGATGGATTTGCAGCTCGTCGGTTAAATCAGATATCTGAATTTGGAGCGTGGTTTGATGTGGCCATCGACAACTTTGGGCGTAGCATGTTGTGGAACTTGCTCTATGAT TGGGGTCATTTTATTAGTAGCCTGGAATGGTTGGTTTTCGTTTGTACACATGGCTCCATGGGAGGCGACTGGAAGAACAAGTTTGAGAATAGTCCTTGGTGGGTTCGGAAAACCATGTCCAATG GTTTCAAGAATTCACTAGGAGCATTTGCCATCAGTGGATTACATGTACTTCCTGTTTGGTTGTACGGGTACCACAAACTGGTTTTAACAAATAATTTTCCGCTGCCTCTTACACTTCAGTGGTTTACAACAGCATTTCTCATCTCTGGAAGGTTTCTTTGCATGGCTGTAGAG TTATGGTGTATCTGGATTCATATTTTGTTCCTTGCACAAAAAGAAACCAAAGgaaaataa
- the si:ch1073-145m9.1 gene encoding uncharacterized protein si:ch1073-145m9.1 isoform X1 — MGMISRTSGAVSLDCERRWGNSPPMKITAEFSIGYIRIILLLISSWAFNDPVLFIPCYVISIILDGFDGFAARRLNQISEFGAWFDVAIDNFGRSMLWNLLYDWGHFISSLEWLVFVCTHGSMGGDWKNKFENSPWWVRKTMSNGFKNSLGAFAISGLHVLPVWLYGYHKLVLTNNFPLPLTLQWFTTAFLISGRFLCMAVELWCIWIHILFLAQKETKGK, encoded by the exons ATGGGCATGATCAGCCGCACCTCCGGAGCAGTGAGCCTGGATTGTGAACGAAGATGGGGAAATTCTCCTCCGATGAAGATTACAGCTGAGTTCAGCATTG gcTACATAAGGATAATCCTACTGCTGATTAGCTCGTGGGCTTTCAATGATcctgtattgtttattccctgcTATGTGATATCTATTATTCTTGATG GGTTTGATGGATTTGCAGCTCGTCGGTTAAATCAGATATCTGAATTTGGAGCGTGGTTTGATGTGGCCATCGACAACTTTGGGCGTAGCATGTTGTGGAACTTGCTCTATGAT TGGGGTCATTTTATTAGTAGCCTGGAATGGTTGGTTTTCGTTTGTACACATGGCTCCATGGGAGGCGACTGGAAGAACAAGTTTGAGAATAGTCCTTGGTGGGTTCGGAAAACCATGTCCAATG GTTTCAAGAATTCACTAGGAGCATTTGCCATCAGTGGATTACATGTACTTCCTGTTTGGTTGTACGGGTACCACAAACTGGTTTTAACAAATAATTTTCCGCTGCCTCTTACACTTCAGTGGTTTACAACAGCATTTCTCATCTCTGGAAGGTTTCTTTGCATGGCTGTAGAG TTATGGTGTATCTGGATTCATATTTTGTTCCTTGCACAAAAAGAAACCAAAGgaaaataa